TGACCTGCAACTGGGATCCGGTGCTCATCAGGGTTTGGATTGGGGAGTTGATGTTGATGGCGATGGTCTGCATCGCGAGCAAGGCGCCAAACGAAAACTCGCCGGCGATCACTAGCGCTCCGCCGAGAATGAGGATCGTGGCGCTGCTGAGCGAAAACAGTGTGGTGGGTGCCGAGCCAATCACCGCTGTGGAGTTCACCAGTCGAGTCTCAGCAGAAATGTATTGCGACTGCTGGCCGGACAGTGAAGTGAAGATGTCGTCTTCGGTGCCAGTCGACTTGATGGTTTCAATGCTGCGCACCGCCGATACCGTGGTGCCGCGGAGGTTGTTTTGGGCGTGAGTCACGAGTGACTGCGCACTTCGCCGCCGCGACAGTACGACCTGCAAGATCACCACGTTGATCAAGGACAGCAGCACGACTAGCAGTGCGATCAGCCACTGGTAGTAGAAGAGCAAGATGACGAACCCGATCAGGCCGATGATCGCAATCCCCGCAGAGGCCAACTGGGTGGCCAGGAGTTGCGCGACGCCAACGTTGTAGGTGACCCGCTGCGAGAGGTCGCCCGCAGCCCGCTGCATGTAGAACAGCATCGGCATGCGGAGCAGGTGATCGAGGAATTTCGCACTGCCCACGAGCGAGAACTTCACTTGTAATCGTGTGAGTACGCCGTACTGCGTGATGGCTAGCCCGCCGCGCAACAACCCAATCGCGATCAGGGCGGTGATCACCGTCGGGACAATATTGTCGTCGCCTGCGGTGAAGTAGTCGTTGACGATTAGTTCGGACAGTGGCGGCAAGGCCAGGCCAAGCAGCATGACCAGCAGGCCGATGATGATGGCGAAGGCGGTTCCCCGCAGGCTGTGTCGCAGCCAAGCGCCCAAGGCGGGAATCACCCGGAACGGATGCCCGGTCTTTTTGAAATCCGGTCCAGGTGAGAACCACAGCACGGCATCGGAGAACTGTTCTTCCATTTGCTGCGCAGTGAACCGATAGCGACCGCTACCTGGATCGTTGATGTAGTACTTGCCGTCGTGCGCACCTTCCAGTACCACGAAGTGCGATCGCCGAATCCAGATGATCGCGGGAACCTGGACCCCCTGCAGCTTGTCGAAGCCACCGACAGCGCCGTCGGCCTTCAGCCCATACTTTTCTGCTCCTTTGACGATGTCGAGGGCGGTAGCGCCATCGCGTGAGATACCCAGGGTGTGGCGCAAGTCAGACAGTGGCACCCACTTGCCGTAATGGGCCAACACCATCGCCAGCGATGCGGCACTGCACTCCACCTCCGACATCTGGTTGATGGTGGGAACTGCCGCCCGTTTGGGTTTGGTCACCACCTGCG
The Actinomycetes bacterium genome window above contains:
- a CDS encoding peptidase domain-containing ABC transporter gives rise to the protein MSQSDATAAASPNPTPTVSPTQVVTKPKRAAVPTINQMSEVECSAASLAMVLAHYGKWVPLSDLRHTLGISRDGATALDIVKGAEKYGLKADGAVGGFDKLQGVQVPAIIWIRRSHFVVLEGAHDGKYYINDPGSGRYRFTAQQMEEQFSDAVLWFSPGPDFKKTGHPFRVIPALGAWLRHSLRGTAFAIIIGLLVMLLGLALPPLSELIVNDYFTAGDDNIVPTVITALIAIGLLRGGLAITQYGVLTRLQVKFSLVGSAKFLDHLLRMPMLFYMQRAAGDLSQRVTYNVGVAQLLATQLASAGIAIIGLIGFVILLFYYQWLIALLVVLLSLINVVILQVVLSRRRSAQSLVTHAQNNLRGTTVSAVRSIETIKSTGTEDDIFTSLSGQQSQYISAETRLVNSTAVIGSAPTTLFSLSSATILILGGALVIAGEFSFGALLAMQTIAININSPIQTLMSTGSQLQVITANLQSLDDVLKVAEDPQLTEAGNAQPDKPAGHLELKNVTFGYSTTRAPVIDNFSIDLKPGARVALVGVSGAGKSTIGNLAAGLLRPWSGEVLVDGKSITDYKEGSLSGVLAKVDQTIVLFEGTVKQNVTLWNDAVPDDYVIEALRGAQILPDVLARTGGINTHVSEDGRNFSGGQCQRLEIARALATRPRIMILDEATSALDTTSEALVDDALRASGLTCLIIAHRLSTIRDSDEIVVLGRGGVVLERGTHEELLAAHGEYFRLVAEAGDGGNVGT